A region of Streptomyces deccanensis DNA encodes the following proteins:
- the ruvC gene encoding crossover junction endodeoxyribonuclease RuvC, translating to MRVLGVDPGLTRCGVGVVEGVAGRPLTMVGVGVVRTPADAELGLRLVAIEQGIEQWLDEHRPEYVAVERVFSQHNVRTVMGTAQASAVAMLCAARRGIPVALHTPSEVKAAVTGSGRADKAQVGAMVTRLLRLDAPPKPADAADALALAICHIWRAPAQNRLQQAVALHASKGRTS from the coding sequence GTGCGCGTACTCGGGGTGGACCCCGGACTCACGCGGTGTGGCGTGGGGGTTGTCGAGGGCGTCGCGGGGCGGCCGCTCACCATGGTCGGCGTCGGTGTCGTCCGGACGCCCGCCGACGCCGAGTTGGGCCTGCGCCTCGTCGCGATCGAGCAGGGTATCGAGCAGTGGCTCGACGAACACCGACCCGAATACGTCGCCGTGGAACGGGTGTTCAGCCAGCACAACGTGCGGACGGTCATGGGCACCGCCCAGGCCAGCGCCGTCGCCATGCTCTGCGCCGCCCGCCGAGGCATCCCCGTCGCCCTGCACACCCCCAGCGAGGTCAAGGCCGCCGTCACGGGCAGCGGCCGCGCCGACAAGGCCCAGGTCGGCGCCATGGTCACCCGTCTCCTCCGGCTCGACGCACCACCGAAACCGGCGGACGCCGCCGACGCCCTCGCCCTCGCCATCTGCCACATCTGGCGGGCCCCCGCCCAGAACCGCCTCCAGCAGGCCGTGGCCCTGCACGCATCGAAAGGCCGTACGTCATGA
- a CDS encoding YebC/PmpR family DNA-binding transcriptional regulator yields MSGHSKWATTKHKKAVIDAKRGKLFAKLIKNIEVAARMGGVDLEGNPTLYDAVQKAKKQSVPNKNIDSAIKRGGGLEAGGADYETIMYEGYGPNGVAVLIECLTDNRNRAASDVRVAMTRNGGSMADPGSVSYLFNRKGVVIVPKGELSEDDVLEVVLDAGAEEVNDLGESFEVLSEATDLVAVRSSLQEAGIDYDSAEANFVPTMQVELDEEGARKIFKLIDALEDSDDVQNVFANFDVSDDVMAKVDA; encoded by the coding sequence ATGTCCGGCCACTCTAAATGGGCTACGACGAAGCACAAGAAGGCCGTGATCGACGCCAAGCGCGGCAAGCTCTTCGCGAAGCTGATCAAGAACATCGAAGTCGCGGCCCGGATGGGCGGCGTGGACCTCGAAGGCAACCCGACGCTCTACGACGCCGTGCAGAAGGCGAAGAAGCAGTCGGTCCCCAACAAGAACATCGACTCCGCGATCAAGCGTGGTGGCGGTCTCGAGGCCGGCGGCGCCGACTACGAGACGATCATGTACGAGGGCTACGGTCCGAACGGGGTCGCGGTGCTCATCGAGTGCCTCACCGACAACCGCAACCGCGCCGCCTCCGACGTCCGGGTCGCCATGACCCGCAACGGCGGTTCGATGGCCGACCCGGGCTCCGTCTCGTACCTCTTCAACCGCAAGGGCGTCGTGATCGTCCCCAAGGGCGAGCTGTCCGAGGACGACGTCCTGGAGGTCGTGCTCGACGCGGGCGCCGAGGAGGTCAACGACCTGGGCGAGTCCTTCGAGGTGCTCAGCGAGGCCACCGACCTGGTCGCGGTCCGCTCCTCCCTCCAGGAGGCCGGCATCGACTACGACTCGGCCGAGGCCAACTTCGTCCCGACCATGCAGGTCGAGCTGGACGAGGAGGGCGCCAGGAAGATCTTCAAGCTGATCGACGCCCTGGAGGACAGCGACGACGTCCAGAACGTCTTCGCCAACTTCGACGTCAGCGACGACGTGATGGCCAAGGTCGACGCGTAA
- the pdxT gene encoding pyridoxal 5'-phosphate synthase glutaminase subunit PdxT encodes MSDTPVIGVLALQGDVREHLVALAAADAVARPVRRPEELAEVDGLVIPGGESTTISKLAVLFGVMEPLRARVRDGMPVYGTCAGLIMLADKILDPRSGQETIGGIDMIVRRNAFGRQNESFEAAVDVKGVEGAPVEGVFIRAPWVESVGAETEVLAEHDGHIVAVRQGNALATSFHPELTGDHRLHALFVDMVRANRSAESL; translated from the coding sequence ATGAGCGACACCCCCGTCATAGGCGTCCTGGCCCTCCAGGGCGACGTACGGGAGCACCTCGTCGCCCTGGCCGCGGCCGACGCCGTGGCCAGGCCGGTGCGGCGCCCCGAGGAACTCGCCGAGGTGGACGGCCTCGTGATCCCCGGCGGCGAGTCCACCACCATCTCCAAGCTCGCCGTCCTCTTCGGCGTCATGGAGCCCCTCCGCGCGCGCGTGCGTGACGGCATGCCCGTGTACGGCACCTGCGCCGGCCTGATCATGCTCGCCGACAAGATCCTCGACCCGCGCTCGGGCCAGGAGACCATCGGCGGCATCGACATGATCGTGCGCCGCAACGCCTTCGGACGTCAGAACGAGTCCTTCGAGGCGGCGGTCGACGTGAAGGGCGTCGAGGGCGCTCCCGTGGAGGGCGTCTTCATCCGCGCCCCCTGGGTGGAGTCCGTGGGCGCGGAGACGGAGGTGCTGGCCGAGCACGACGGTCACATCGTCGCCGTCCGCCAGGGCAACGCGCTCGCCACGTCGTTCCATCCGGAGCTGACCGGAGACCACCGGCTGCACGCCCTCTTTGTCGACATGGTGCGCGCGAACCGGTCGGCGGAGTCCTTGTAG
- the pdxS gene encoding pyridoxal 5'-phosphate synthase lyase subunit PdxS produces the protein MSSTLSNSAAQTPETGTARVKRGMAEQLKGGVIMDVVTPEQAKIAEDAGAVAVMALERVPADIRKDGGVARMSDPDMIEGIIEAVSIPVMAKSRIGHFVEAQVLQSLGVDYIDESEVLTPADEVNHSDKWAFTTPFVCGATNLGEALRRIAEGAAMIRSKGEAGTGNVVEAVRHLRQIKNEIAKLRGFDNNELYAAAKELRAPYELVKEVSELGKLPVVLFSAGGVATPADAALMRQLGAEGVFVGSGIFKSGDPAKRAAAIVKATTFYDDPKIIADASRNLGEAMVGINCDTLPEAERYANRGW, from the coding sequence GTGTCCAGCACGCTCTCCAACTCCGCCGCCCAGACCCCCGAGACCGGCACCGCCCGCGTGAAGCGCGGCATGGCCGAGCAGCTCAAGGGTGGTGTGATCATGGACGTCGTCACCCCGGAGCAGGCCAAGATCGCCGAGGACGCGGGCGCGGTGGCCGTCATGGCCCTGGAGCGGGTCCCCGCCGACATCCGCAAGGACGGCGGCGTGGCCCGGATGTCCGACCCCGACATGATCGAGGGCATCATCGAGGCCGTCTCCATCCCGGTCATGGCCAAGTCCCGCATCGGCCACTTCGTCGAGGCCCAGGTCCTGCAGTCCCTCGGCGTCGACTACATCGACGAGTCCGAGGTCCTCACCCCGGCCGACGAGGTCAACCACTCCGACAAGTGGGCCTTCACCACCCCCTTCGTCTGCGGCGCCACCAACCTCGGTGAGGCCCTGCGCCGCATCGCCGAGGGCGCGGCCATGATCCGCTCCAAGGGCGAGGCCGGCACCGGCAACGTCGTCGAGGCGGTCCGCCACCTGCGCCAGATCAAGAACGAGATCGCCAAGCTGCGCGGCTTCGACAACAACGAGCTGTACGCCGCCGCCAAGGAGCTGCGCGCCCCGTACGAGCTGGTCAAGGAGGTCTCCGAGCTGGGCAAGCTCCCGGTGGTGCTGTTCTCCGCCGGTGGCGTGGCCACCCCGGCCGACGCCGCGCTGATGCGCCAGCTCGGTGCCGAGGGCGTCTTCGTCGGCTCCGGCATCTTCAAGTCCGGCGACCCGGCCAAGCGCGCCGCCGCCATCGTGAAGGCCACCACCTTCTACGACGACCCGAAGATCATCGCGGACGCCTCCCGCAACCTGGGCGAGGCCATGGTCGGCATCAACTGCGACACCCTCCCCGAGGCCGAGCGCTACGCGAACCGGGGCTGGTAA
- a CDS encoding glycosyltransferase family 4 protein, whose amino-acid sequence MKIGIVCPYSWDVPGGVQFHIRDLADHLIRLGHEVSVLAPADDDTPLPPYVVSAGRAVPVPYNGSVARLNFGFLSAARVRRWLHDGTFDVIHIHEPASPSLGLLACWAAQGPIVATFHTSNPRSRAMIAAYPILQPALEKISARIAVSEYARRTLVEHLGGDAVVIPNGVDVDFFARAKPNPDWQGDTLGFVGRIDEPRKGLPVLMKALPRIFAERPHARLLVAGRGDEEEAVETLPKELRSRVEFLGMVSDEDKARFLRSVDVYVAPNTGGESFGIILVEAMSAGAPVLASDLDAFAQVLDQGGAGELFANEDADALATAAVRLLGDPDRRAELRARGSAHVRRFDWSTVGADILGVYETVTEGAASVAADERVGLRARLGLARE is encoded by the coding sequence GTGAAGATCGGGATCGTCTGCCCGTACTCCTGGGACGTGCCCGGGGGAGTCCAGTTCCACATCCGCGACCTGGCCGACCACCTCATCCGCCTCGGCCACGAGGTGTCGGTGCTCGCCCCCGCCGACGACGACACCCCGCTGCCGCCGTACGTCGTCTCGGCGGGCCGCGCGGTCCCGGTGCCCTACAACGGCTCGGTGGCCCGCCTGAACTTCGGGTTCCTCTCGGCGGCCCGGGTCAGACGCTGGCTGCACGACGGCACGTTCGACGTGATCCACATCCACGAGCCGGCCTCCCCGTCGCTCGGCCTGCTGGCCTGCTGGGCCGCGCAGGGCCCGATCGTCGCCACCTTCCACACCTCCAACCCGCGCTCCCGGGCGATGATCGCGGCCTACCCGATCCTCCAGCCCGCGCTGGAGAAGATCAGCGCGCGGATCGCGGTGAGCGAGTACGCCCGCCGCACCCTCGTCGAACACCTGGGCGGCGACGCGGTCGTCATCCCGAACGGCGTCGACGTCGACTTCTTCGCCCGCGCCAAGCCCAACCCCGACTGGCAGGGCGACACGCTCGGTTTCGTCGGCCGCATCGACGAACCCCGCAAGGGGCTGCCGGTGCTGATGAAGGCCCTCCCGAGGATCTTCGCCGAGCGCCCGCACGCCCGGCTGCTGGTCGCCGGGCGCGGGGACGAGGAGGAGGCGGTCGAGACGCTGCCCAAGGAACTGCGCTCCCGCGTCGAGTTCCTCGGCATGGTCAGCGACGAGGACAAGGCCCGCTTCCTGCGCAGCGTCGACGTCTACGTCGCCCCCAACACCGGCGGCGAGAGCTTCGGCATCATCCTCGTCGAGGCCATGTCCGCCGGCGCCCCCGTCCTCGCCTCCGACCTCGACGCCTTCGCCCAGGTCCTCGACCAGGGCGGCGCGGGCGAACTCTTCGCCAACGAGGACGCCGACGCGCTCGCGACGGCCGCCGTACGGCTCCTCGGCGACCCGGACCGCCGCGCCGAACTCCGCGCACGGGGCAGCGCCCACGTCCGCCGCTTCGACTGGTCCACCGTCGGCGCCGACATCCTCGGTGTCTACGAGACCGTCACGGAGGGCGCGGCGTCGGTGGCGGCGGACGAACGCGTGGGACTGCGGGCACGGTTGGGGCTGGCCCGGGAATGA
- a CDS encoding phosphatidylinositol mannoside acyltransferase, which translates to MSAVRERLTDGLYGLGWGTVKKLPEPVAVRLGRTIADATWKRRGPLVRRLEANYARVVPGASPERLAELSRAGMRSYLRYWMESFRLPAWSEERIRTGFAAKDLHHLTDGLASGRGVVLALPHLANWDLAGAWVTTELKIPFTTVAERLKPETLYDRFVAYREGLGMEVLPHSGGSAFGTLARRLRDGGLVCLVADRDLSASGVQVDFFGEPTRMPAGPALLAQQTGALLLPVTLWYDDSPVMRGRVHPPIEVPGTGTRAEKASVMTQALADAFATGIADHPEDWHMLQRLWLADLDPAKSPGPGSEKGRP; encoded by the coding sequence GTGAGCGCTGTGCGGGAGCGGCTGACCGACGGGTTGTACGGCCTGGGCTGGGGCACCGTGAAGAAGCTCCCCGAGCCCGTCGCCGTACGCCTCGGCCGGACGATCGCCGACGCCACCTGGAAGCGGCGCGGCCCCCTCGTGCGCCGTCTGGAGGCCAACTACGCGCGCGTGGTCCCGGGCGCGAGCCCGGAGCGCCTCGCCGAGCTCTCCCGCGCGGGGATGCGCTCGTACCTGCGCTACTGGATGGAGTCCTTCCGCCTCCCCGCCTGGAGCGAGGAGCGGATCAGGACCGGCTTCGCCGCCAAGGACCTGCACCACCTCACCGACGGCCTCGCCTCCGGCCGGGGCGTCGTACTCGCGCTGCCGCACCTGGCCAACTGGGACCTCGCCGGCGCCTGGGTCACCACTGAGCTGAAGATCCCGTTCACCACGGTCGCCGAACGCCTCAAGCCCGAGACGCTCTACGACCGCTTCGTCGCCTACCGCGAGGGCCTCGGCATGGAGGTCCTGCCGCACAGCGGTGGCTCCGCCTTCGGCACCCTCGCCCGGCGGCTGCGCGACGGAGGCCTGGTCTGCCTGGTCGCCGACCGCGACCTGTCCGCGTCCGGCGTCCAGGTGGACTTCTTCGGCGAGCCCACCCGGATGCCCGCGGGACCGGCCCTCCTCGCCCAGCAGACCGGGGCCCTGCTGCTGCCGGTGACGCTCTGGTACGACGACTCGCCCGTCATGCGGGGACGCGTGCACCCCCCGATCGAGGTACCCGGGACAGGTACCCGCGCCGAGAAGGCGTCTGTCATGACACAGGCGCTGGCAGACGCCTTCGCCACCGGCATCGCCGACCACCCGGAGGACTGGCACATGCTCCAGCGCTTGTGGCTCGCGGACCTCGACCCCGCGAAGAGTCCCGGGCCCGGCTCCGAGAAGGGACGCCCGTGA
- the pgsA gene encoding phosphatidylinositol phosphate synthase, which translates to MASRGHAATPTLGKAMLNKYARAFFTRVLTPFAAFLIRRGVSPDTVTLIGTAGVIAGALVFYPRGEFFWGTVVITLFVFSDLVDGNMARQMGRSSRWGAFLDSTLDRVADGAIFGGFALWYAGKGDDLALCAVSIFCLASGQVVSYTKARGESIGLPVAVNGLVERAERLVISLVAAGLSGLHAFGVPGIDVLLPIALWIVAVGSLVTLIQRVVTVRRESAEAEAAAAAETAQESPDSARNSEATP; encoded by the coding sequence ATGGCCAGCAGGGGCCACGCGGCGACACCGACCCTCGGGAAGGCCATGCTGAACAAGTACGCGCGTGCATTCTTCACGCGTGTCCTCACACCGTTCGCCGCGTTTCTGATCCGCAGGGGCGTCAGCCCCGACACGGTCACCCTCATCGGCACCGCCGGAGTGATCGCGGGCGCGTTGGTCTTCTACCCCCGGGGCGAGTTCTTCTGGGGCACGGTCGTCATCACGCTGTTCGTGTTCTCGGACCTCGTCGACGGCAACATGGCCCGCCAGATGGGCCGCTCCAGCCGCTGGGGGGCCTTCCTCGACTCCACGCTCGACCGGGTCGCCGACGGCGCGATCTTCGGCGGCTTCGCCCTCTGGTACGCGGGCAAGGGCGACGACCTCGCCCTGTGCGCCGTCTCGATCTTCTGTCTGGCGAGCGGCCAGGTGGTGTCGTACACCAAGGCGCGCGGCGAGTCGATCGGCCTGCCGGTGGCGGTCAACGGGCTCGTGGAGCGCGCCGAGCGCCTGGTGATCTCGCTGGTCGCGGCCGGGCTGTCCGGCCTGCACGCGTTCGGCGTGCCAGGCATCGACGTGCTGCTGCCCATCGCCCTGTGGATCGTCGCCGTCGGCAGCCTCGTCACGCTGATCCAGCGCGTGGTCACGGTCCGCCGCGAGTCCGCCGAGGCCGAGGCGGCGGCCGCCGCCGAGACCGCCCAGGAGAGCCCGGACAGCGCCCGCAACAGCGAGGCGACCCCGTGA
- a CDS encoding elongation factor G-like protein EF-G2: MGDKANAHPGAAGRATAADHPASVRNVVLVGHSGSGKTTLVEALALTAGAVNRAGRVEDGGTVSDYDEIEHRQQRSVQLSLVPVEWGGYKINLLDTPGYADFVGELRAGLRAADAALFVVSASDGVDGSTRMVWEECAAVGMPRAIVVTHLEAARSNFEEMTRICAETFGGDDPDAVLPLYLPLHGPQGPDGHAPVTGLTGLLTRKLFDYSSGERKESEPGAEQLPAIEEARNRLIEGIISESEDETLMDRYLGGEEIDVKTLIDDLERAVTRGVFHPVLAAAPAADGAKQGLGTVELLELVTGGFPTPLERETPAVTTPEGRPREIPSACDPDGPLVAEVVKTASDPYVGRISLVRVFSGTLHPDETVHVSGHGLADRGHEDHDVDERIGALSTPFGKQQRTLTHCIAGDLACVAKLNRAETGDTLSAKDDPLLMEPWEMPDPLLPLAIQAHSKADEDKLSQGLARLVAEDPTMRLEQNQDTHQVVLWCLGEAHADVALERLRSRYGVQVDVIPHRVSLRETFADRSAGRGRHVKQSGGHGQYAICEIEVEPLPGGSGIEFVDKVVGGAVPRQFIPSVEKGVRAQAAKGVAAGYPLIDVRITLRDGKAHSVDSSDAAFQTAGALALREAAADAKIHLLEPVAEVSVLVGDSYVGPVMSDLSGRRGRVVGTEQAGGGRTLVRAEVPEIEIDRYAVDLRSLSHGTARFGRRYTRHEPMPSHVAEKLREQAKDN, translated from the coding sequence ATGGGCGACAAGGCGAACGCACATCCCGGAGCCGCCGGCAGGGCTACGGCGGCCGACCACCCCGCGTCCGTACGGAATGTGGTGCTGGTCGGCCACTCCGGTTCGGGCAAGACGACTCTGGTGGAGGCTCTCGCGCTGACGGCGGGAGCGGTGAACCGGGCGGGCCGTGTGGAGGACGGCGGCACCGTCTCCGACTACGACGAGATCGAGCACCGGCAGCAACGCTCGGTGCAGCTCTCGCTCGTCCCCGTCGAATGGGGCGGGTACAAGATCAATCTGTTGGACACCCCCGGATACGCCGACTTCGTCGGGGAACTCAGGGCCGGTCTGCGAGCGGCGGACGCGGCCCTTTTCGTCGTCTCGGCCTCGGACGGCGTCGACGGCTCGACCCGCATGGTGTGGGAGGAGTGCGCGGCGGTCGGCATGCCGCGGGCGATCGTGGTCACGCACCTGGAGGCCGCGCGGTCGAACTTCGAGGAGATGACCCGGATCTGCGCGGAGACGTTCGGCGGGGACGACCCCGACGCCGTCCTTCCGCTCTATCTGCCGCTGCACGGCCCCCAGGGTCCGGACGGGCACGCGCCCGTCACCGGGCTGACGGGACTGCTGACGCGGAAGCTGTTCGACTACTCCTCCGGCGAGCGCAAGGAGTCCGAGCCGGGCGCCGAGCAACTGCCGGCGATCGAGGAGGCCCGCAACCGGCTCATCGAGGGGATCATCTCCGAGAGCGAGGACGAGACCCTCATGGACCGCTATCTCGGCGGCGAGGAGATCGACGTCAAGACGCTGATCGACGACCTGGAGCGGGCCGTCACGCGCGGGGTCTTCCATCCCGTGCTGGCCGCCGCCCCGGCGGCCGACGGCGCCAAACAGGGCCTGGGCACGGTCGAACTCCTCGAACTGGTCACCGGCGGCTTCCCCACCCCCCTGGAGCGCGAGACCCCCGCGGTCACCACCCCCGAGGGACGGCCCCGCGAGATCCCGTCGGCCTGCGACCCGGACGGGCCGCTGGTCGCCGAGGTCGTGAAGACCGCCAGCGACCCCTACGTGGGCCGGATCTCCCTGGTACGGGTCTTCTCCGGGACGCTGCACCCCGACGAGACGGTGCACGTGTCCGGGCACGGGCTGGCCGACCGCGGGCACGAGGACCACGACGTCGACGAGCGGATCGGCGCCCTGTCCACCCCGTTCGGCAAACAGCAGCGCACTCTCACGCACTGCATCGCGGGCGACCTGGCGTGTGTGGCGAAACTGAACCGCGCGGAGACCGGGGACACCCTGTCGGCCAAGGACGACCCGCTGCTCATGGAGCCGTGGGAGATGCCCGACCCGCTGCTGCCGCTCGCCATCCAGGCGCACAGCAAGGCCGACGAGGACAAGCTCTCCCAGGGCCTCGCCCGACTGGTCGCCGAGGACCCGACGATGCGGCTCGAACAGAACCAGGACACCCACCAGGTGGTCCTGTGGTGCCTGGGCGAGGCGCACGCCGACGTGGCGCTGGAACGGCTGCGCAGCCGCTACGGCGTCCAGGTCGACGTCATACCGCACCGGGTCTCCCTGCGGGAGACGTTCGCCGACAGGTCGGCGGGCCGGGGCCGGCACGTGAAGCAGTCCGGCGGCCACGGGCAGTACGCGATCTGCGAGATCGAGGTGGAGCCGCTGCCCGGCGGTTCCGGGATCGAGTTTGTCGACAAGGTCGTCGGCGGCGCGGTGCCCCGGCAGTTCATCCCGTCCGTCGAGAAGGGCGTACGGGCGCAGGCCGCGAAGGGGGTCGCGGCCGGCTATCCGCTCATCGACGTGCGGATCACGCTGCGCGACGGCAAGGCGCACTCGGTGGACTCCTCGGACGCCGCGTTCCAGACGGCGGGCGCGCTGGCGCTGCGGGAGGCCGCCGCCGACGCGAAGATCCACCTGCTGGAGCCGGTCGCGGAGGTCTCGGTCCTGGTCGGCGACTCGTACGTGGGACCGGTGATGAGCGATCTGTCCGGCCGGCGCGGCCGGGTCGTCGGCACCGAGCAGGCGGGCGGCGGACGCACCCTCGTCCGGGCCGAGGTGCCGGAGATCGAGATCGACCGGTACGCCGTCGATCTGCGCTCGCTCTCCCACGGCACCGCGCGCTTCGGCCGCCGGTACACACGGCACGAGCCGATGCCGTCCCATGTCGCCGAGAAGCTCCGGGAACAGGCCAAGGACAACTGA
- a CDS encoding HIT family protein, whose protein sequence is MLHCMTSEPEQQIGVGTQDAFQRLWTPHRMAYIQGENKPTGPGADDGCPFCSIPAKSDEDGLIIRRGEHVYAVLNLYPYNGGHLMVVPYRHVADYTDLTGPETTELAELTKQAMTALRTASGAHGFNIGMNQGSVAGAGIAAHLHQHIVPRWGGDTNFMPVVGHTRILPQLLADTRKMLAEAWPAA, encoded by the coding sequence ATGCTGCACTGCATGACGAGTGAGCCGGAGCAGCAGATCGGAGTGGGGACGCAGGACGCGTTCCAGCGCCTGTGGACGCCTCATCGGATGGCGTACATCCAGGGCGAGAACAAGCCGACCGGTCCTGGGGCCGACGACGGCTGTCCGTTCTGCTCGATCCCGGCCAAATCGGACGAGGACGGCCTGATCATCAGGCGCGGGGAGCACGTCTACGCGGTGCTCAACCTCTACCCGTACAACGGCGGCCACCTCATGGTCGTGCCCTACCGCCACGTCGCGGACTACACGGACCTCACCGGGCCGGAGACCACCGAGCTGGCCGAGCTGACCAAGCAGGCGATGACCGCCCTGCGCACCGCCTCCGGCGCGCACGGCTTCAACATCGGCATGAACCAGGGCTCGGTCGCCGGGGCGGGCATCGCCGCCCACCTCCACCAGCACATCGTTCCGCGCTGGGGCGGCGACACCAACTTCATGCCGGTCGTCGGCCACACGAGGATTCTGCCGCAGCTCCTGGCCGACACGAGGAAGATGCTCGCGGAGGCGTGGCCGGCGGCGTAG
- a CDS encoding potassium channel family protein → MDHDSLALRWERRTGRVLAGASALFLASYAVRVLAHDLPQVWLDLCLAVTMACWAIFVIDYAVRWRLSGLGPKFVRVHWLDTVVLVLPLLRPLRVVQIHDAVQRRHERPRLSLHARVAVYAGLSVTLLGFTGALAVYQQEHAAPDATIVTFGDSVWWTCATLATVGYGDVTPVTPLGRTIAVFLMACGLALLGTVTGSFGSWLLQVFAREDEQRPPES, encoded by the coding sequence ATGGACCACGACAGCCTCGCGCTCCGCTGGGAACGCCGTACGGGACGCGTCCTCGCCGGGGCGTCGGCCCTCTTCCTCGCGTCGTACGCGGTGCGGGTACTGGCCCACGATCTCCCCCAGGTCTGGCTCGACCTCTGTCTCGCGGTGACCATGGCGTGCTGGGCGATCTTCGTCATCGACTACGCGGTGCGCTGGAGGCTGAGCGGCCTGGGCCCGAAGTTCGTCCGCGTCCACTGGCTGGACACCGTCGTACTCGTGCTGCCCCTGCTGCGGCCCCTGCGCGTGGTGCAGATCCACGACGCCGTGCAGCGCCGGCACGAGCGTCCCCGACTCTCCCTGCACGCCCGCGTGGCCGTCTACGCGGGCCTGTCCGTGACCCTGCTCGGCTTCACCGGCGCCCTCGCCGTCTACCAGCAGGAACACGCGGCACCGGACGCGACGATCGTGACGTTCGGGGACTCCGTGTGGTGGACCTGCGCGACGCTCGCCACGGTCGGCTACGGGGACGTCACCCCGGTGACCCCGTTGGGCCGGACGATCGCCGTGTTCCTCATGGCCTGCGGTCTCGCCCTGCTCGGCACGGTGACAGGGTCGTTCGGGTCGTGGCTGCTCCAGGTGTTCGCACGGGAGGACGAGCAGAGGCCCCCGGAGAGCTGA